The Nomia melanderi isolate GNS246 chromosome 7, iyNomMela1, whole genome shotgun sequence genome includes a window with the following:
- the LRR gene encoding capping protein regulator and myosin 1 linker 1 leucine rich repeat protein isoform X2: MSTRSQLTKDLNESVKALLGKHVKILLKNVVKLETKQDKQENRVLVFSPCRLFLLTAKVPTRLDCHFHYLEITSIESKRANQLLLTVGERYYNFTTTGAGADTTEVDAMIEALHTAIRNIFPTVPLNYIIRKIEVIPASRLQSIRGSELARSTEATRHTGPCGGFSTQYACMCDLHGVPYREEVAWDVDTIYLSHDTRELNLRDFDHLDQKDLVPIISALEYNTWFTKLRASHLKLSHEPLERLLHVMRRSLSIQELYLDNLGIKWDFAHKLSLALISNGNTMLQTIDLSYNTIEDKGASSLCVIIAKLMQGGAHISGPIGKLPKGLQKLNLAHCGLTGKGISQVAHALSLNRSMQTSLQYLNLSENSLKDDINNLCNFLAQPNSLTHLDLSGTDTTLECLFGALLRGCATNLVHLNVARNSFSSKKTKEIPPSFKQFFTATLSLKYLNISCCKLPLEALKHLLLGLACNESTVGLELDMSGNNLGSMGAHVLESCIHGVRCIASLDISDSNMDVDLAQVITAIGKNKSIKQLCMGRNTVSMKSKHIAIVMDALVQMLQEDDCVLQALHLPDSRLKSDLYNLINALGSNTCLHTLDISGNQIGDPGARLLAKALQINNHLRTIIYDKNNITLQGYADIVHALEKNCSVRHMPFPIYDLQPCMKTSADKTEQLAKKIQDLLQRNVTPCKYSHGQAFRLQQGFLLSSTQQMVDRLVVQTQDTIKAIAAESCDANNDINYATGLIQDADNSKQLLPRLHEVLQRRDENNPIELKLHDMANELHKVVTVYLQDSLDAMIKCANEQCPTILQQTVIRGDESESIAVEDDLRNSCKEKNQISSEFIHTTITEQAGADIVNRVNELNLAVAGHVSDRITDEVIESLSRSYKNLIGDCDSRTRSSTPDVLRPSAGSMSSGSVIGVTSTVGVSTSLAIGRSSLASEEDCPPETYSLVNSIGQCSSDQSPMATPHLSNKRKSLHGRKLRPKSVVDSVEGLSADDIPDLLPPLPKSQAEAISETEHSLTESLDSVSELPNTVGQQLQHLVKSRPRRTKTRAPTRPMLRPDQPVDGLALGEGLDVFFRPTTPTTPLISPTSDDSSLHTFPTDGSPNLSLTSYKSIPPDTDKKPGCSSPMLKTLLEPTPRSRSSDNLEKFSPLVGRRSQGDSPLTASPLARRNTTDNAQNHERTIAKSDSYSDTSSNSFVNTTDISKRSTLPITGSGTNSRISRDSDENGKMLQLTTAGNSSDRDVSLATSVPKDYESRKGLTKKSAMDVDKSASQPLPSLKLRSIGFDLRSPTNGSSTKNTSEASKSPVLKPLSKGNSSTSDGKSNGALSKTKLTPPATAPKPRPWSMATDRKSGEFNLLSDGSSPNTSAGNTPDSGDALDESTDSGVSGPASLPPTLSASSTASSLSNTSVEKRSVRELAASLNKSKTERKENEHTAPAAWRSVLQRSINQPDTKVMEAPKTVEENRINYKLRRTSFLRDSNFNYDNDVVDV; the protein is encoded by the exons ATGTCAACCAGATCGCAACTTACGAAAGATTTAAACG aATCAGTGAAAGCACTACTTGGTAAGCATGtcaagatattattaaaaaatgttgtgaAATTGGAAACAAAGCAGGATAAACAAGAAAATCGTGTTCTA GTTTTCTCACCATGTCGTCTATTTCTTTTAACGGCCAAAGTACCCACAAGG CTCGACTGTCATTTTCATTACTTAGAAATAACATCTATAGAATCCAAAAGAgcaaatcaattattattaactgttgGAGAGAGGTATTACAATTTTACTACTACAGGAGCAGGAGCAGATACGACAGAGGTAGATGCAATGATTGAGGCCTTACATACTGCAATTCGAAATATCTTTCCCACTGTACCATTAAA ttatattataagaaaaatagaagtAATACCAGCTAGTAGATTGCAGAGTATAAGAGGTAGTGAGTTAGCTAGAAGTACAGAAGCAACAAGACACACTGGACCTTGTGGTGGATTTTCAACCCAATATGCATGCATGTGCGATTTACATGGCGTACCATATAGAGAAGAAGTTGCTTGG GACGTTGATACAATATACCTCTCTCATGACACAAGGGAATTAAATTTAAGAGATTTTGATCATTTAGATCAAAAAGATTTGGTGCCAATCATTTCCGCCTTGGAATATAATACTTGGTTTACAAAACTAAGAGCATCTCATTTAAAATTAAGTCATGAACCTTTGGAGCGATTATTACATGTTATGCGCAGATCTCTTTCCATACAAGAATTGTACCTAGATAATCTTGGAATTAAGTG GGATTTTGCCCACAAATTATCGTTAGCTTTAATTTCCAATGGTAATACAATGTTGCAAACTATCGATCTATCGTATAATACTATTGAAGATAAAG gaGCCTCTAGTTTATGTGTGATAATTGCCAAGTTAATGCAAG gaGGTGCACATATAAGCGGACCTATTGGTAAGCTACCTAAaggtttacaaaaattaaacttAGCACATTGTGGACTAACAGGGAAAGGAATAAGTCAAGTCGCACATGCATTAAGTTTAAATAGGAGCATGCAAACTAGTTTGCAATATTTGAATCTTtcagaaaattctttaaaagaTGACATCAAT AATTTGTGCAATTTTTTAGCACAACCTAATAGCCTAACTCATTTAGATCTAAGTGGTACAGATACTACACTAGAATGT cTGTTCGGTGCTTTACTACGGGGTTGTGCAACTAATCTAGTCCATTTGAATGTTGCTCGCAATTCTTTTTCAAGCAAAAAGACCAAAGAAATACCTCCCAGCTTTAAACAGTTCTTTACAGCTACACTTTCATTGAAGTACTTAAATATATCTTGCTGCAAATTGCCATTAGAAGCGTTAAAGCATTTATTACTTGGTTTAGCATGTAATGAAAGTACTGTTGGTTTGGAACTTGATATGAGTGGAAATAACTTGGGCTCTATGGGTGCTCATGTACTGGAGTCGTGTATACATGGTGTACGTTGTATAGCATCATTGGATATTTCAGATAGCA ACATGGATGTTGATCTAGCACAAGTAATAACTGCTATAGGAAAAAACAAATCTATAAAGCAATTATGTATGGGCCGTAATACTGTTAGCATGAAAAGTAAACATATTGCCATTGTAATGGATGCTCTTGTACAAATGCTTCAAGAGGACGACTGTGTTTTACAAGCATTACATTTACCGGATTCTCGTTTGAAGTCTGATCTCTACAACCTTATTAATGCCCTTGGTAGTAATACATGTCTTCATACTTTAGATATTAGTGGTAATCAAATTGGAGATCCTGGTGCAAGATTATTAGCAAAAGCGCTACAGATTAACAATCATTTGAGGACCATTATTTACGATAAAAATAACATTACACTCCAAGGTTATGCAGATATTGTTCATGCTTTAGAaaa aaattgtagTGTAAGGCACATGCCATTTCCAATTTACGATCTGCAACCGTGCATGAAAACTTCTGCCGACAAAACTGAACAGTTAGCTAAGAAGATACAAGATTTATTGCAAAGAAATGTTACACCTTGCAAGTACAGCCATGGTCAAGCCTTTAGATTACAACAAGGGTTTTTGTTAAGCTCTACACAACAAATGGTTGATAGACTGGTTGTACAGACTCAGGATACTATTAAAGCCATTGCTGCTGAAAGCTGTGATGCTAATAACGATATTAATTATGCAACTGGACTTATACAAGATGCGGATAATTCAAAGCAG TTATTACCGAGATTACACGAAGTACTTCAAAGACGGGATGAAAATAATccaattgaattaaaattacacgATATGGCAAATGAACTTCATAAAGTTGTGACTGTGTATTTACag GATTCCTTAGATGCTATGATAAAATGTGCAAATGAACAGTGTCCTACGATACTTCAGCAAACGGTGATTAGAGGAGATGAAAGTGAATCAATTGCCGTAGAAGATGATCTACGTAATAGTTGTAAAGAAAAAAACCAAATCAGTAGTGAATTTATACACACCACTATTACGGAACAAGCTGGAGCAGATATAGTCAATAGAGTCAA TGAATTAAATTTAGCTGTTGCTGGTCATGTGTCTGACAGAATAACAGATGAAGTCATTGAATCATTATCGAGGAGTTATAAAAATTTg ATCGGTGATTGCGATAGTAGAACACGAAGTAGCACACCAGATGTATTACGGCCTAGTGCTGGTTCAATGAGTAGTGGAAGTGTAATAGGTGTTACAAGTACAGTAGGTGTATCTACGTCATTGGCTATTGGTAGATCCAGCCTTGCTTCAGAAGAAGATTGTCCACCTGAAACTTATTCACTAGTAAATTCTATTGGTCAGTGTTCTAGTGATCAGTCTCCTATG GCCACAccacatttatcaaataaacgTAAGAGTTTACATGGAAGAAAGTTAAGACCTAAATCTGTGGTTGATTCAGTTGAAGGACTTTCTGCTGACGACATTCCTGATCTATTACCACCGTTGCCAAAAAGTCAAGCAGAAG CCATTTCAGAAACAGAACATTCATTAACAGAGTCTTTAGATTCTGTTTCTGAATTACCTAATACCGTGGGTCAACAATTACAACATTTAGTAAAATCTAGACCTCGTAGAACGAAAACTAGAGCACCTACAAGACCAATGTTAAGACCAGATCAACCAGTGGATGGTCTTGCTCTTGGAGAAGGCCTTGACGTATTCTTTCGACCAACTACACCAACAACTCCTCTTATATCTCCAACAAGCGATGATAG CTCCTTACATACGTTTCCGACTGATGGCAGTCCAAATTTATCTCTTACGAGTTACAAAAGTATTCCACCTGATACGGATAAGAAACCTGGTTGTAGTTCACCAATGTTAAAAACGCTCCTTGAGCCTACACCACGATCACGGTCTAGCGATAATTTGGAGAAGTTTTCTCCTCTCGTCGGTAGGAGATCTCAAGGTGATTCACCATTAACCGCATCCCCATTAGCTCGACGGAATACGACTGATAATGCTCAAAATCACGAAAGAACCATTGCAAAATCTGATAGTTATAGCGACACAAGTAGTAATAGTTTTGTCAATACCACTGACATTTCTAAACGTAGCACATTGCCAATTACTGGGTCTGGTACAAATTCGCGTATTTCGCGGGATTCTgatgaaaatggtaaaatgtTACAATTAACAACCGCTGGAAATTCTTCAGATAGGGATGTATCTCTTGCAACGTCTGTTCCTAAAGATTACGAAAGCAGAAAAGGTTTAACGAAAAAATCTGCCATGGACGTGGATAAATCTGCAAGCCAACCGCTGCCTTCCCTTAAATTAAGATCGATAGGTTTCGATCTTAGAAGTCCAACAAACGGCAGTAGTACAAAAAATACATCAGAAGCATCGAAGTCTCCAGTATTAAAACCTTTATCTAAAGGAAATAGTTCTACTAGTGATGGGAAAAGTAATGGTGCTCTTTCAAAGACTAAATTGACTCCACCTGCAACTGCTCCAAAACCAAGACCTTGGAGTATGGCAACTGACAGAAAATCCG gagaatttaatttattaagcgATGGTTCTAGTCCAAATACTTCAGCAGGAAACACGCCAGATTCTGGTGATGCTCTTGATGAATCAACAGATAGTGGTGTAAGCGGACCCGCTTCGTTGCCACCAACATTATCAGCAAGTAGTACTGCTAGTTCTTTAAGCAATACAAGTGTAGAAAAGCGATCTGTCAGAGAATTGGCAGCTAGTTTAAACAAGagtaaaacagaaagaaaagaaaatg AGCATACCGCACCTGCAGCATGGAGGTCGGTGCTTCAACGTTCTATCAACCAACCAGATACCAAG GTAATGGAAGCGCCGAAAACGGTTGaagaaaatcgaataaattataaacttcgaCGTACTTCATTTCTACGTGATTCAAATTTTAACTATGATAACGATGTAGTTGATGTTTGA
- the LRR gene encoding capping protein regulator and myosin 1 linker 1 leucine rich repeat protein isoform X3, producing MSTRSQLTKDLNESVKALLGKHVKILLKNVVKLETKQDKQENRVLVFSPCRLFLLTAKVPTRLDCHFHYLEITSIESKRANQLLLTVGERYYNFTTTGAGADTTEVDAMIEALHTAIRNIFPTVPLNYIIRKIEVIPASRLQSIRGSELARSTEATRHTGPCGGFSTQYACMCDLHGVPYREEVAWDVDTIYLSHDTRELNLRDFDHLDQKDLVPIISALEYNTWFTKLRASHLKLSHEPLERLLHVMRRSLSIQELYLDNLGIKWDFAHKLSLALISNGNTMLQTIDLSYNTIEDKGGAHISGPIGKLPKGLQKLNLAHCGLTGKGISQVAHALSLNRSMQTSLQYLNLSENSLKDDINNLCNFLAQPNSLTHLDLSGTDTTLECLFGALLRGCATNLVHLNVARNSFSSKKTKEIPPSFKQFFTATLSLKYLNISCCKLPLEALKHLLLGLACNESTVGLELDMSGNNLGSMGAHVLESCIHGVRCIASLDISDSNMDVDLAQVITAIGKNKSIKQLCMGRNTVSMKSKHIAIVMDALVQMLQEDDCVLQALHLPDSRLKSDLYNLINALGSNTCLHTLDISGNQIGDPGARLLAKALQINNHLRTIIYDKNNITLQGYADIVHALEKNCSVRHMPFPIYDLQPCMKTSADKTEQLAKKIQDLLQRNVTPCKYSHGQAFRLQQGFLLSSTQQMVDRLVVQTQDTIKAIAAESCDANNDINYATGLIQDADNSKQLLPRLHEVLQRRDENNPIELKLHDMANELHKVVTVYLQDSLDAMIKCANEQCPTILQQTVIRGDESESIAVEDDLRNSCKEKNQISSEFIHTTITEQAGADIVNRVNELNLAVAGHVSDRITDEVIESLSRSYKNLIGDCDSRTRSSTPDVLRPSAGSMSSGSVIGVTSTVGVSTSLAIGRSSLASEEDCPPETYSLVNSIGQCSSDQSPMKLDYLNLATPHLSNKRKSLHGRKLRPKSVVDSVEGLSADDIPDLLPPLPKSQAEAISETEHSLTESLDSVSELPNTVGQQLQHLVKSRPRRTKTRAPTRPMLRPDQPVDGLALGEGLDVFFRPTTPTTPLISPTSDDSSLHTFPTDGSPNLSLTSYKSIPPDTDKKPGCSSPMLKTLLEPTPRSRSSDNLEKFSPLVGRRSQGDSPLTASPLARRNTTDNAQNHERTIAKSDSYSDTSSNSFVNTTDISKRSTLPITGSGTNSRISRDSDENGKMLQLTTAGNSSDRDVSLATSVPKDYESRKGLTKKSAMDVDKSASQPLPSLKLRSIGFDLRSPTNGSSTKNTSEASKSPVLKPLSKGNSSTSDGKSNGALSKTKLTPPATAPKPRPWSMATDRKSGEFNLLSDGSSPNTSAGNTPDSGDALDESTDSGVSGPASLPPTLSASSTASSLSNTSVEKRSVRELAASLNKSKTERKENEHTAPAAWRSVLQRSINQPDTKVMEAPKTVEENRINYKLRRTSFLRDSNFNYDNDVVDV from the exons ATGTCAACCAGATCGCAACTTACGAAAGATTTAAACG aATCAGTGAAAGCACTACTTGGTAAGCATGtcaagatattattaaaaaatgttgtgaAATTGGAAACAAAGCAGGATAAACAAGAAAATCGTGTTCTA GTTTTCTCACCATGTCGTCTATTTCTTTTAACGGCCAAAGTACCCACAAGG CTCGACTGTCATTTTCATTACTTAGAAATAACATCTATAGAATCCAAAAGAgcaaatcaattattattaactgttgGAGAGAGGTATTACAATTTTACTACTACAGGAGCAGGAGCAGATACGACAGAGGTAGATGCAATGATTGAGGCCTTACATACTGCAATTCGAAATATCTTTCCCACTGTACCATTAAA ttatattataagaaaaatagaagtAATACCAGCTAGTAGATTGCAGAGTATAAGAGGTAGTGAGTTAGCTAGAAGTACAGAAGCAACAAGACACACTGGACCTTGTGGTGGATTTTCAACCCAATATGCATGCATGTGCGATTTACATGGCGTACCATATAGAGAAGAAGTTGCTTGG GACGTTGATACAATATACCTCTCTCATGACACAAGGGAATTAAATTTAAGAGATTTTGATCATTTAGATCAAAAAGATTTGGTGCCAATCATTTCCGCCTTGGAATATAATACTTGGTTTACAAAACTAAGAGCATCTCATTTAAAATTAAGTCATGAACCTTTGGAGCGATTATTACATGTTATGCGCAGATCTCTTTCCATACAAGAATTGTACCTAGATAATCTTGGAATTAAGTG GGATTTTGCCCACAAATTATCGTTAGCTTTAATTTCCAATGGTAATACAATGTTGCAAACTATCGATCTATCGTATAATACTATTGAAGATAAAG gaGGTGCACATATAAGCGGACCTATTGGTAAGCTACCTAAaggtttacaaaaattaaacttAGCACATTGTGGACTAACAGGGAAAGGAATAAGTCAAGTCGCACATGCATTAAGTTTAAATAGGAGCATGCAAACTAGTTTGCAATATTTGAATCTTtcagaaaattctttaaaagaTGACATCAAT AATTTGTGCAATTTTTTAGCACAACCTAATAGCCTAACTCATTTAGATCTAAGTGGTACAGATACTACACTAGAATGT cTGTTCGGTGCTTTACTACGGGGTTGTGCAACTAATCTAGTCCATTTGAATGTTGCTCGCAATTCTTTTTCAAGCAAAAAGACCAAAGAAATACCTCCCAGCTTTAAACAGTTCTTTACAGCTACACTTTCATTGAAGTACTTAAATATATCTTGCTGCAAATTGCCATTAGAAGCGTTAAAGCATTTATTACTTGGTTTAGCATGTAATGAAAGTACTGTTGGTTTGGAACTTGATATGAGTGGAAATAACTTGGGCTCTATGGGTGCTCATGTACTGGAGTCGTGTATACATGGTGTACGTTGTATAGCATCATTGGATATTTCAGATAGCA ACATGGATGTTGATCTAGCACAAGTAATAACTGCTATAGGAAAAAACAAATCTATAAAGCAATTATGTATGGGCCGTAATACTGTTAGCATGAAAAGTAAACATATTGCCATTGTAATGGATGCTCTTGTACAAATGCTTCAAGAGGACGACTGTGTTTTACAAGCATTACATTTACCGGATTCTCGTTTGAAGTCTGATCTCTACAACCTTATTAATGCCCTTGGTAGTAATACATGTCTTCATACTTTAGATATTAGTGGTAATCAAATTGGAGATCCTGGTGCAAGATTATTAGCAAAAGCGCTACAGATTAACAATCATTTGAGGACCATTATTTACGATAAAAATAACATTACACTCCAAGGTTATGCAGATATTGTTCATGCTTTAGAaaa aaattgtagTGTAAGGCACATGCCATTTCCAATTTACGATCTGCAACCGTGCATGAAAACTTCTGCCGACAAAACTGAACAGTTAGCTAAGAAGATACAAGATTTATTGCAAAGAAATGTTACACCTTGCAAGTACAGCCATGGTCAAGCCTTTAGATTACAACAAGGGTTTTTGTTAAGCTCTACACAACAAATGGTTGATAGACTGGTTGTACAGACTCAGGATACTATTAAAGCCATTGCTGCTGAAAGCTGTGATGCTAATAACGATATTAATTATGCAACTGGACTTATACAAGATGCGGATAATTCAAAGCAG TTATTACCGAGATTACACGAAGTACTTCAAAGACGGGATGAAAATAATccaattgaattaaaattacacgATATGGCAAATGAACTTCATAAAGTTGTGACTGTGTATTTACag GATTCCTTAGATGCTATGATAAAATGTGCAAATGAACAGTGTCCTACGATACTTCAGCAAACGGTGATTAGAGGAGATGAAAGTGAATCAATTGCCGTAGAAGATGATCTACGTAATAGTTGTAAAGAAAAAAACCAAATCAGTAGTGAATTTATACACACCACTATTACGGAACAAGCTGGAGCAGATATAGTCAATAGAGTCAA TGAATTAAATTTAGCTGTTGCTGGTCATGTGTCTGACAGAATAACAGATGAAGTCATTGAATCATTATCGAGGAGTTATAAAAATTTg ATCGGTGATTGCGATAGTAGAACACGAAGTAGCACACCAGATGTATTACGGCCTAGTGCTGGTTCAATGAGTAGTGGAAGTGTAATAGGTGTTACAAGTACAGTAGGTGTATCTACGTCATTGGCTATTGGTAGATCCAGCCTTGCTTCAGAAGAAGATTGTCCACCTGAAACTTATTCACTAGTAAATTCTATTGGTCAGTGTTCTAGTGATCAGTCTCCTATG AAATTGGATTATTTAAATCTT GCCACAccacatttatcaaataaacgTAAGAGTTTACATGGAAGAAAGTTAAGACCTAAATCTGTGGTTGATTCAGTTGAAGGACTTTCTGCTGACGACATTCCTGATCTATTACCACCGTTGCCAAAAAGTCAAGCAGAAG CCATTTCAGAAACAGAACATTCATTAACAGAGTCTTTAGATTCTGTTTCTGAATTACCTAATACCGTGGGTCAACAATTACAACATTTAGTAAAATCTAGACCTCGTAGAACGAAAACTAGAGCACCTACAAGACCAATGTTAAGACCAGATCAACCAGTGGATGGTCTTGCTCTTGGAGAAGGCCTTGACGTATTCTTTCGACCAACTACACCAACAACTCCTCTTATATCTCCAACAAGCGATGATAG CTCCTTACATACGTTTCCGACTGATGGCAGTCCAAATTTATCTCTTACGAGTTACAAAAGTATTCCACCTGATACGGATAAGAAACCTGGTTGTAGTTCACCAATGTTAAAAACGCTCCTTGAGCCTACACCACGATCACGGTCTAGCGATAATTTGGAGAAGTTTTCTCCTCTCGTCGGTAGGAGATCTCAAGGTGATTCACCATTAACCGCATCCCCATTAGCTCGACGGAATACGACTGATAATGCTCAAAATCACGAAAGAACCATTGCAAAATCTGATAGTTATAGCGACACAAGTAGTAATAGTTTTGTCAATACCACTGACATTTCTAAACGTAGCACATTGCCAATTACTGGGTCTGGTACAAATTCGCGTATTTCGCGGGATTCTgatgaaaatggtaaaatgtTACAATTAACAACCGCTGGAAATTCTTCAGATAGGGATGTATCTCTTGCAACGTCTGTTCCTAAAGATTACGAAAGCAGAAAAGGTTTAACGAAAAAATCTGCCATGGACGTGGATAAATCTGCAAGCCAACCGCTGCCTTCCCTTAAATTAAGATCGATAGGTTTCGATCTTAGAAGTCCAACAAACGGCAGTAGTACAAAAAATACATCAGAAGCATCGAAGTCTCCAGTATTAAAACCTTTATCTAAAGGAAATAGTTCTACTAGTGATGGGAAAAGTAATGGTGCTCTTTCAAAGACTAAATTGACTCCACCTGCAACTGCTCCAAAACCAAGACCTTGGAGTATGGCAACTGACAGAAAATCCG gagaatttaatttattaagcgATGGTTCTAGTCCAAATACTTCAGCAGGAAACACGCCAGATTCTGGTGATGCTCTTGATGAATCAACAGATAGTGGTGTAAGCGGACCCGCTTCGTTGCCACCAACATTATCAGCAAGTAGTACTGCTAGTTCTTTAAGCAATACAAGTGTAGAAAAGCGATCTGTCAGAGAATTGGCAGCTAGTTTAAACAAGagtaaaacagaaagaaaagaaaatg AGCATACCGCACCTGCAGCATGGAGGTCGGTGCTTCAACGTTCTATCAACCAACCAGATACCAAG GTAATGGAAGCGCCGAAAACGGTTGaagaaaatcgaataaattataaacttcgaCGTACTTCATTTCTACGTGATTCAAATTTTAACTATGATAACGATGTAGTTGATGTTTGA